A genomic region of Raphanus sativus cultivar WK10039 chromosome 6, ASM80110v3, whole genome shotgun sequence contains the following coding sequences:
- the LOC108812126 gene encoding polyadenylate-binding protein RBP47B — MQTTNGSDSSLSTPGATPPIQQPTPPPPQQWQHQQQQHWMTTAAAMQYPGAAAMNMMMMQQQQMMMYPHQYVPYNQGPYHHHPHFQYAPYQQHQHQHKPPHERGGSGEDVKTLWIGDLLHWMDETYLHTCFSHTGEVSSVKVIRNKLTCQSEGYGFVEFLTRAAAEEVLQNFSGSIMPNSEQPFRLNWASFSTGEKRAVENGPELSIFVGDLSPDVTDAMLQELFAERYPSVKSAKVVIDSNTGRSKGYGFVRFGDESERSSALTEMNGALCSNREMRVGVATPKRAVANHQQHSSQAVILAGGHGANDSMANGDSNNSTIFVGGLDPDVTDEDLRQPFIEFGEVVSVKIPVGKGCGFVQFANRKSADDAIQSLNGTVIGKNTVRLSWGRTPNKQWRGDSGQQWNGGYSRGQGYSNGGYANHHDSNTYPAET, encoded by the exons ATGCAAACAACCAACGGCTCAGATTCGTCGTTATCAACTCCCGGAGCCACCCCTCCGATTCAGCAACCAACCCCTCCGCCGCCTCAGCAGTGGCAGCATCAGCAACAGCAGCATTGGATGACGACGGCGGCGGCTATGCAGTATCCAGGTGCGGCGGCTATGAACATGATGATGATGCAGCAGCAACAGATGATGATGTATCCTCACCAATACGTTCCTTACAATCAAGGTCCTTATCACCACCATCCTCACTTCCAATACGCACCGTATCAGCAGCACCAACACCAACACAAGCCGCCGCATGAGCGTGGTGGATCTGGTGAAGACGTGAAGACTCTCTGGATCGGTGATCTTCTTCATTGGATGGACGAGACTTATCTCCATACTTGCTTTTCTCACACCGGCGAG GTTTCTTCTGTGAAAGTGATTCGTAACAAGCTAACATGTCAGTCAGAAGGGTACGGTTTTGTTGAGTTTCTTACACGTGCTGCAGCTGAAGAGGTTCTTCAGAACTTCAGTGGTTCAATAATGCCCAACTCTGAGCAGCCCTTCCGTCTAAACTGGGCATCTTTCAGTACCGGTGAGAAGAGAGCAGTTGAGAACGGTCCGGAGCTGTCGATATTCGTTGGAGACTTGTCTCCGGACGTGACTGATGCTATGTTGCAAGAGTTGTTTGCCGAGAGATATCCATCTGTGAAAAGCGCCAAAGTTGTGATCGATTCCAACACCGGCCGGTCCAAAGGCTACGGTTTTGTCAGGTTTGGCGATGAAAGTGAGAGGTCAAGTGCTTTGACTGAGATGAACGGAGCTTTGTGTTCCAACAGGGAGATGAGAGTTGGTGTTGCGACTCCTAAAAGAGCTGTTGCTAATCATCAACAACATTCTTCACAAG CTGTGATACTGGCTGGTGGACATGGAGCAAATGATTCTATGGCTAATGGTGACTCAAACAACTCAACA ATATTTGTTGGCGGTCTTGACCCTGACGTTACTGATGAAGACCTCAGACAACCTTTTATAGAGTTTGGTGAGGTTGTTTCAGTGAAGATCCCAGTAGGCAAAGGATGTGGATTTGTCCAATTTGCTAACAG GAAGAGTGCTGATGATGCAATCCAGAGTTTGAATGGGACAGTGATTGGCAAGAACACTGTCAGACTCTCTTGGGGTAGAACCCCAAACAAGCAG TGGAGAGGAGACTCAGGGCAGCAATGGAATGGAGGATACTCACGAGGGCAAGGTTACAGCAACGGAGGATATGCTAACCACCACGACTCCAACACCTATCCTGCCGAGActtga